ttatttacaatgttatgTTTTCAGAACGTCATGACCATTGCTTCACTAAATTTTGGACACAATGCAGCTATTGACAACGGAAGAACGACAGAGTGAGATTCTCTTATTGTTATGTAAATAACATGGGACATGAATATGCAATACACACACGCATTTATGTATCTACAGTGCTGGGTAGTAGCTGATGTTACATATAATCTGGATTAAGTAATCAGATTCCTAAAAGTACTTtctaattagattatattacattttaaaatactcgtaatcagactatagttgcttttttattgattacatgattacttATTATTCACACAAGTCTTTGTCTTTGGAAGGCCTTTGTCTTTCAAACACgtttttaatgcacttcatgctGTTAATAACaacgaatggaatatattttcaatctctttttatttttatttcaatttggaACAATATTAACCTATTTAAATCAGTTTGATAAAAGAGTAAGGTTACagagactacaatttgtaagttaTCTTCCCAGCACTGTGTGTATTGTCTGTTCTATCTGTctattaatttacatatatggaaatatatttttgccacagaataaaaaaatatatatataatcgtgactttttaatttcactttttttttcttgcaaatccGAGGGATAGAAATTGGCAAAAAagaatatgaattattataataaatagtttttctcacaaagaatgaaatataagaatgtaattgttaattcatatttttcCACAATTCTGagatagtttgttttttgttgagttgtgagataaaatgtcacatttatttatttatttttatcctgtggcagaaatGAGATTCAGTAGAAAGATTTATGGTTGCATAAAccaagaaataatatttaaataatatttctcaatgtGTAGGAAGGGTAATGATGCAGCAGTTCAGCGGTTTGACAAAAGTTTAGAGGAGTTTTATGCTCTCTGTGATCAGCTGGAGCTCTGCCTGGTGAGTAACTGCTGTGTTTCTGTTGAAAATGTCATTCAAAGGTCTTCTTCTGGATTTTGAGTAACACTGACATTTCGTTTCTTCAGCGGCTGGCCCACGAGTGCCTCTCACAGAGCATCGACAGCACAAAGCATTCTCCAAATCTCGTACCTACAGCCACGAAGCCGGACACCGTGCAGACAGAGTCTCTGTCGTACTCTCAGTATCTCAGCATGATAAAATCACAGATCTCGTGTgctaaagacattcataatgctCTCTTAGAGTGTTCAAAGAAGATTGCTGGGAAGGGTCAAGGAGCTTGTAATTAGTAGCTGCCAACTGTATTTagattccttttttatttttatattgcgTAGCTTTGATGCTGATTGAAGAATATGTTTTTGTATCTTCAGTTCCGTTTTTCTGTTCACTATTGTGACAAGTGAACTCttacaattaaaatgatatattcttcaaaagaagtgtgtgtgtatgcatgtgttataattattttgatcTACTGTAACAAGCTACTTATGTTATGGGTCCTGTCTAAgaatattttagtattgtttatatactgaGAGTTATgtagtattatttacatttatatttataattagcttttattttaatttttgaagtctaataattttattagtttttttacatgctatttagctttaataaaattttattttaattttagttgtagtaTTTTAGCATTTCAACTTTACTTCAGTAGGTTGCCAAGCTATCATATctactttttaagtttttagttttttttttttaatccaattatattttatttaagctttatctgaattaatgaaaatgatattgAGTGGTCTACATTTCTGCATTAACCACACACTTCTGTGGgaatggagtattctgatgatgcttttcatactttcctggaccttgacactgttatttacttggcagtctatgggacagtcacaagcctcccggatttcatccaaaatatctttaattgtgttccgaagatgaacaaaggttttatgggtttggaactacatgggggtaagtgattaatgacaaaattttcattttggggtggagtatccctttaagaataagagcagtaatatatattaatattaacattatattaacagtaaaataatgtaatgaattaCTTTATATGAAATATAGCAGTGTAGTTACcattaaataaaaccaaagctattaaaaaattcaaaagcgtttttattaattgaaatatatcTGAAATAAGATAACATTTAAATGCTAAGTTATAAATTATATCCATCCTTTCATTTTCCAAACCACTTATACTCTGTAGGGTTATggttaatattagatgaaaacttttaaaattttgccttggcaactaactgaaatagttttattttttatttttttaaggtttatgatgaacttaaaataagttttactTAATTCGaactactaaaattacaaaaacggAAATAAATATAGATCAAagctacatatttatattttaattttaaaaaaaatcaataaaaagacaaaaacaacttaaaaaactacttaaatatataaaataatactaagtaacttaaacatatgaataaatactttaatagtaaatagaaaatactaaaataacactggaacaTAGAagcttaaccttttttttttttttttttttttactttgttttgtctCCAGAGACCCCAAGATCACAGAGCTGCTCTTGCAGTGTCAGTATCCAGTGGTTGGAGTGGACAGTTATATGCCTGTGGTTGATGTATTCAGCGGCAGCACTCGTGGAAACCTCAGGGTGTGTCTAGCAATGGGTCTAGCACAGCAGATTACTGCACTGCAGCGAATGAGGGATGATGATCTGACCCATGGATCACCACTGCACCACTGCATCGACCTGATGCTTAAAGGATGAAGCTTAATTTGTTTCTGAATCAATGTTCTTGTAGGCCAGTACCACTGTGGATGTTCAGCGTGAGCATGTCTTCATGGTCCGAGTAGAGAGAGTGAAGGGTCTGACGCCTCTGCAGTCCACAGTTTGGGGAGAAGCTGACTGTTACATCCAGTACTCCTTCCCTGGACAAAATGAGTCGAGAGAGGACATGGACCCACTTATTGTCGAGAGCAGTAAGCTGTTTTCTTGCTGACTGTATcaaaaagttgttgttgtttttttttttattcaactcaACCAACTTTCTGTTGCACAGATGTGGAGCTCAAGGCCTACCGCTCTGAGACCACTCTCTGTGTGCCTGACCCTGTGTTTGGACATAATGAGACTCATGTCCTGCTGGCTCCTCCTGATGTCCCAGTGCAAAGAATACTGCTAAGCTCACTGGCGAGTCAGGGGCTGAAAAACGGAGGAGGAGTGCAGTTTGAGGTTTGGTGCAGGTACAGTAAATGTAGAAATTGTAGTTTAGtcctgaattttatttatttcattttagcatttaaaatgcatttcttttatttGGCAATAATTTCATTtcgatttatttgtttattttattttagtacttaaaatttatcttttatttggttatatttctgtttatttagttagttgcTTTTTACATCAAAACCTGTCTCTTAAgcaatatttaatctttttattttttttttttttttacattttagcatgTGAAAGCATGGTTTTTTTggcaatatttgtttatttattcttttatttacattttagcatttaaaatgtgtctctttagtttggcaatatttttgtttaattttatttatttatttatttttacattgtagtATTTAAAACATGTctcttttatttggttttattcatttatttattaatttgctttttgcattttagcatttaaaagcatttttggctattttatttatttatttgtctctcttatttggaaatattttcatttatttatatatttattttttacgtttagacatttaacatttaaagcattattttatttgacaatattatttattttatacttttttttctttctttttttacattttagcatttaaaaacatttgctttttttggtaatatttttatcatttaattctattcatttatttttctcatttggagaatttaaaaacatgtctcaTTTTTagtaatagttttaatatttgtttagtaAATTATTTACAAGCCTATTGAAACATTTGCAGGTATTATTATCCAAATGTTAGAGATCAGCTAGTAGCCAGAGGATTGCTGCCCATGTCCAAGCTGTGCACCATGGTAACCATGCAGAAACAGGGTCAAACCGATGCTCAActtttctctcttcctctgatACCAAGAACTGACCGACCTGTTGACACACAGCCTCAGCCCCCTGGTAGTTACATATCTAATTATCTTAAAACTGCATGCAGGtaacatatacattataatatgtattcgggacaaatataataaagtaaaagctgtttttatctGTGTTTACCTGTAGGGCTGCTTGAAGTGAGTGTTCAGTACAAGTCTCGACCAGTGAGGAGTGTGGGAGTGAAGAGTGGGGTTGTGCCGTCCCGCAGAGTGATGCTGGTTGTGCAGGTGCACAGAGCAGCCGGGCTGCAAGCTGCAGCCAAGTGAGTCAATCTGCCTCAAATCTACCTTTAGCTTTTTGACCAATTACCCCAACAGCAATCTAGAATGATTACAATGATCTGCCTTTGCATGAAGtacaataaatacatgtaaattgtgtttttatttacaatctTTCTATTATTTCTCAGAGCTCTTGCAGATACCGATAACGCACTGCAGTATTACTCTGAAGTGGGGCTTAATACTTTCATCACCCTGCAGTTGTCCTTCCTGCCAGACAGCGATGTTCGGAGCACACGTGCGGCGGCCAGAAGTTTCTGCCCAGAGTTTGAACATCACGCCGAGTTCTGCTGTAACCTGCTGGTGCAGAGAGACAGCGGA
This portion of the Cyprinus carpio isolate SPL01 chromosome A15, ASM1834038v1, whole genome shotgun sequence genome encodes:
- the LOC109067123 gene encoding mediator of RNA polymerase II transcription subunit 29, translated to MSTMASQQHMVTAAQMGVQQAAVLQQSQTQQQQQQQQQQLSQQQDFDPVHRFKMLIPLLKDSLQNVMTIASLNFGHNAAIDNGRTTEKGNDAAVQRFDKSLEEFYALCDQLELCLRLAHECLSQSIDSTKHSPNLVPTATKPDTVQTESLSYSQYLSMIKSQISCAKDIHNALLECSKKIAGKGQGACN